A single window of candidate division KSB1 bacterium DNA harbors:
- the ugpC gene encoding sn-glycerol-3-phosphate ABC transporter ATP-binding protein UgpC, with protein MARVELKEVTKVFEKKVVAVDRATFVAEDKEFVVLVGPSGCGKSTTLRMIAGLEEVTEGEIYIGERLVNDVPPKDRDIAMVFQNYALYPHMTVYQNMAFGLKLRKYPKKEIEQRVHEAAEILGIKDLLDRKPKALSGGQRQRVAVGRAIVRKPKVFLFDEPLSNLDAKMRVQMRAELSKLHGRLETTMIYVTHDQVEAMTMGDKIVVMKDGVIQQIADPLTLYNRPKNKFVAGFIGSPAMNFFEGRIIQQDGLWFDAVAVRLRIPPAFLPALKSYLDREMIFGIRPEDIHLSEYAEHVREASKAACTVEVVEPMGNEIFLYLSCGRNSMVARIPARREPAVGERMDVVFDMSKVHFFDKNTEEAVAQS; from the coding sequence ATGGCAAGGGTGGAGCTTAAGGAGGTTACCAAGGTATTCGAGAAAAAAGTGGTGGCGGTGGACAGAGCCACTTTTGTCGCCGAGGATAAGGAATTTGTGGTACTGGTGGGCCCCTCTGGTTGCGGCAAGTCCACGACCCTACGGATGATCGCGGGATTGGAGGAGGTGACCGAGGGCGAGATCTACATCGGCGAGCGCTTGGTCAACGATGTGCCTCCCAAGGACCGCGACATCGCCATGGTCTTCCAGAACTATGCCCTGTACCCGCACATGACGGTCTACCAGAACATGGCCTTTGGGCTGAAACTGCGCAAGTACCCGAAGAAGGAAATCGAACAGCGAGTGCACGAGGCCGCAGAGATTCTGGGCATCAAGGACCTTTTGGACAGGAAGCCCAAGGCGCTTTCCGGCGGCCAGCGGCAGCGTGTGGCAGTGGGCAGGGCAATCGTGCGCAAGCCGAAGGTCTTTCTGTTCGACGAGCCGCTTTCCAACCTGGATGCGAAGATGCGGGTGCAGATGCGCGCCGAGCTCTCCAAACTCCATGGCCGTTTGGAGACCACCATGATCTACGTGACCCACGACCAGGTGGAAGCGATGACCATGGGGGACAAGATTGTGGTGATGAAGGACGGGGTGATTCAACAGATTGCCGACCCGTTGACACTGTACAATCGCCCCAAGAACAAGTTTGTGGCGGGGTTCATCGGCAGTCCGGCGATGAACTTTTTCGAAGGGCGCATCATTCAACAGGATGGGCTGTGGTTCGATGCGGTCGCCGTGCGCCTCCGCATTCCGCCTGCTTTCCTGCCCGCCCTCAAATCCTACCTGGATCGCGAGATGATCTTCGGTATCCGTCCTGAGGACATCCACCTGAGCGAGTATGCCGAGCACGTGCGCGAGGCTTCCAAGGCGGCCTGCACCGTCGAGGTGGTCGAGCCGATGGGCAACGAGATCTTTCTTTACTTGAGTTGTGGGCGCAACTCAATGGTGGCCAGAATCCCGGCGCGCCGAGAACCCGCCGTGGGCGAAAGGATGGACGTTGTCTTTGACATGAGCAAGGTCCACTTCTTTGACAAGAACACAGAGGAGGCTGTCGCCCAGAGTTAG